The Streptomyces sp. NBC_00569 genomic sequence GCCGGGCACGGGGTCCACCACTACGACCTGCTGCGCGACGACGACGGGAGCTGGCTCGGCCGGATCTACGACGACGTGTACTGCCTGAGCCTTCCCGCCCCCGCCGCAGCGGAGACCGTCACGCGGCTGCGGCTCGTGGCGGTCGCCCCGGACGGGTCCCGGAGCGCGCCCGCGACGGCGGAGGCCCACCGGTCCCGCTGAGCGCGCGTTGAACTGTTGACTGATGCGCCAGTCAGCAGCTCAATACACCCACTGATCTGTATTGATGTGTGGGCACATGTTGAGATCCGCTCAACATGTGGTTAGGGTCGTCGACCGTGGAGCACGGAGACGAGAACCGAGACGAGATCGCCGCCCGGGTGCGGGAGGTGATCACCGCCGCCGGGGTGAGCCAGCGCGAGTTCGCCCGGCGGATCGTCATGGACCCCTCCAAGCTTTCCCGGTCCCTGAGCGGAACACGCCGCTTCACGGCGGCCGAACTGGCACGGATCGCCGACGAGGGGCAGGTGGACGCGGGCCGGCTGCTCGGCGCACGGCACCGGCCCCCGGCCCGTCCGGCGGGCGCCGCCGTCCCGGTCGAGGGCGGCCGCCCCTCGCAGATCGTGCGCGAGACGGTCCGCCTGATCGCCGAGCGCGGCTTCCACGCCGTACGGGTCTCCGACATCGCCGAGGCCTGCGCGACCAGCACGGCCGCCATCCACTACCACTTCCCCGGCCGCGCGGAACTCCTCGAAGCCGCCGTGCGGTGGTGCATGGACGAGGACACCGCCCACCGGGCGGTCCGCACCGCCGACGCGGCGGACCCGGCCGACGAGCTGCGCCAGCTCATCGCGCTCCAGACGCCGCGCACCGCGCAGCAGCGCAGACAGTGGGCGGTGTGGCTGGACCTGTGGGCCGAGGCGGCCCGCTCCACGGCCGTCGGCGGGCTGCACGCCGAGTACTACCGGCAATGGCGCGAGACCGTCGCCGACGTGGTGCGGCGCGGCGTCGCGCGGGGTTCGTTCAGACCCGTAGACCCGGAGGCGGCGGCACTCACGCTCACCGCCCTGATCGACGGCCTGGCCACCCAGGTGCTCGCCACGGCTCCCGGCGCCCCCGGCACCGACGCCGAGGCGATGCACACGGCCCTGCTCACGTACGTCGACAGCACCCTGACCGCGCACGCCCCCCGATGAACTGACTTTCCCTCACATCCCCCTGCCCCCAACGGCCTCCGGGCCCAAGGAGCGATGTCCGCATGCCCATGAACCAGGACGTCATCATCACCTGCGCCCTCACCGGCGCCGGCGACACCGTCCGCAAGAGCCCCCACGTACCCGTCACCCCCGAGCAGATAGCCCGCTCCGCGGTGGAGGCGGCGGACGCGGGCGCCGCCGAGGTCCACATCCACGTACGCGACCCCGAGACCGGAGCGCCCTCGCGTGACCCGCGGCTGTACCGCGAGGTCGTCGAGCGGATCAAGGAGACCGGTACCGACGTCGTCATCAACCTCACCGCCGGAATGGGCGGTGACCTGGTCATCGACCCGGACGAGCCGCTGAAGCAGCTGCCGGGCACCGACCTCGTCGGCGGCCTCGAAAGGCTCCCGCACGTCGAGGACCTGCTCCCCGACATCTGCACCCTGGACTGCGGCTCCCTCAACTTCGGCGACGGCAGCAACCTCTACGTCTCCACCCCCGACATGCTCCGCGCGGGCGCCCGGCGCATCCAGGAGCTGGGGGTGCGGCCCGAGTTGGAGATCTTCGACACCGGTCACCTCTGGTTCGCCAAGCAGCTCCTCGCCGAGGGCCTCCTCGACGACCCGACCGTCTTCCAGCTCTGCATGGGCATCCCGTGGGGCGCGCCCGCCGACCCCGGCGTGCTCCAGGCGATGGTCAACATGCTTCCCGAGGGCGCGCAGTGGGCGAGCTTCGCGCTGGGCCGGATGCAGATGCCGTGGGTCGCGCAGTCCGTCGTGCTCGGCGGGCACGTCCGCGTCGGCCTGGAGGACAACCTCTATCTCGGCAAGGGCGTCAAGGCCACCAACGCGCAGCTCGTCGAGCGCGCCGTGACGATCGTCGAGGCGATGGGCGCCCGCGTCGCCACCCCGGACGAGGCCCGCCAGAAGCTCGGCCTCAAGCCACGCGACCGAGCCGTCACCCAGGAAGGAACCGCCTGATGATGACGCCGACCGAACCCGAGAACGTACGCCGCGTCGCCTGTGTGGGCGCCGGAGTGATCGGTGGCGGCTGGGTCGCCCACTTCCTGGCCCGCGGCTACGACGTCACGGCCTGGGACCCGGCGCCCGACGCGGAGCTGCGGCTGCGCCGCCTCGTCGACGCCGCGTGGCCCGCGCTCACGCAGCTCGGCCTCGCCGACGGCGCGTCCACGGACCGCCTCACGGTGACCGCCACCCTCGAAGAGGCCGTGGCGGACGCCCAGTTCGTGCAGGAGAGCGCCCCGGAGAAGCTGGACCTCAAGCGCGATCTGCTCGCCCGCCTGGACGCCGCGACGCCGCCCGGAGTCGTCATCGCCTCGTCCACGTCGGGCTATCCGATGACGGACATGCAGACGGACGCGGAGGGCGCGGGCCGCCTCGTCGTGGGGCACCCCTTCAACCCGCCGTACCTCATCCCGCTGGTCGAGGTGGTCGGCGGCGAGCGGACCTCGGCCGAGGCGGTGACGTGGGCCTCCCGCTTCTACGAGGTGGCGGGCAAGTCCGTCATCACGATGGACCGCGAGGTGCCCGGCTTCATCGCCAACCGCCTCCAGGAGGCACTGTGGCGCGAGGCCCTGCACATGGTCGCCAACGGCGAGGCCACGGTGAAGGAGATCGACGACTCCATCACCGAGGGTCCCGGCCTGCGCTGGGCCTTCATGGGCCCGATGCTGACGTTCGCGCTCGCGGGCGGCGAGGGCGGCATGGCGCACATGCTGGACCACTTCGGCCCCTCGCTGAAGTCGCCGTGGACCCGCCTCGAAGCCCCGGAACTCGACAAGGCGCTGTACGACTCCGTGGTCGCCGGCTGCGACGACGCGGCGGCCGGGCGGACCATCGCCGACCTCGTGGCCGAACGCGACCAGGGCGTCATCGACGTACTGCGCGCGACGGGCCGCCTGCCGGGCGCCCGGAAGGAGGCCCGCAAGTGACGCCGCTGCCCCTGCTGCACAGCACCGTCCGCGCCGAGTGGATCGACTACAACGGCCACATGAGCGAGGCGTTCTACGTCCTCGTCTTCGGGCACGCCACCGACGCGCTGATGATCGAGACGGGCCTGCACTCCGGGTACCGCGAGTCCACCGGCTGCTCGCTGTACACGGTCGAGTCGCACCTGCGCTATCTGCGCGACGTCCCGGAGGGAGCGACACTCGTCGTCCGCAGCCGGGTCCTGGGCGCCGCGGCCAAGAAGGCCCGCTTCACCCACGAGATGTACGTCGTCGCGGCCCCGGGCACGGAACCCGCCGAGGACGCGCAGCCGGTCGCCACGACGGAACTGCTCGCCGTGCACGTCGACCAGAAGGCGGGGCGTGCGGCGCCGTTCCCCGACGAGGTCCGCGAGCGCTTCACCGAGCTGACCGAGCCCGCCCCGGAGTGGGCGGGACGGTCCATCGCGGAGGTCTAGACGCGCGGTGACGTGACCCGCGCCCCACCCGGGGCGCGGGTCGTCGCGGCCCCCGGCGTCAGCCTGTTGGGTGTAAAGATCAGCCAACTCCGCAGGAAACCTGAATACTTGACGTCACGGAGTGCCTCCTGTGGCATTCTCGCTGCACTGATGCCCTGTAGATCGCCGAGATACGAGGGAGCAGGGGCTGTGACGGAGCACTCGGCAGTCACCGGCGTGCGAGGGCGCGGAGGCATCGTCTCGCTCGTGGAGTCGACGCTCGCGCTCGACCGCGCCGCGGAGCGTCCGCTGACCATGCTGCTCGGGCCGCGCGGCAGCGGAACCAGCGAGCTGTTGTGCGTCCTGATGGAGCAGTTCGGGGGCCAATACCCCTTCGGATACGTCAAGTTCACCTCGGGCCAGGAGTTGCTGCCGCGGTACGCGCTCGGTCTGCTGGCACGGCAGCTGGCCCGGGATCTGCCGAGCTACCGGCACACGGCGTTCCCGCGTCTGGCCCTCGGGCTCCTCGCCTCCGACCAGGGCCTTCCGCACCAGGCCCTCACCGGCGGACAGCGTGGCATCAGGGGCGCTCTCACGGATCTCGAGAAGAAGGCCAAGCATCAGCACGGTGACTATCTGGCCGCGTATCTGACGGTCGCCCAGGCCTCGATCGACGCGCCCGAAGGGGCGAGCCGGAGCGCGCGTACGCTGCTCTCCGCGGCGACCGACACGTCCGCGCGGTCCTGGGCCGGGCGCTGGGACCACTCGGCCGCCGCCTGGTTCGGGCAGCACCGCCTCACCCACAGTTCCGACCCGTGGGAGTCCCTGCTCGAACTCAACCGCTGGCGCCAC encodes the following:
- a CDS encoding thioesterase family protein, translating into MTPLPLLHSTVRAEWIDYNGHMSEAFYVLVFGHATDALMIETGLHSGYRESTGCSLYTVESHLRYLRDVPEGATLVVRSRVLGAAAKKARFTHEMYVVAAPGTEPAEDAQPVATTELLAVHVDQKAGRAAPFPDEVRERFTELTEPAPEWAGRSIAEV
- a CDS encoding 3-keto-5-aminohexanoate cleavage protein translates to MPMNQDVIITCALTGAGDTVRKSPHVPVTPEQIARSAVEAADAGAAEVHIHVRDPETGAPSRDPRLYREVVERIKETGTDVVINLTAGMGGDLVIDPDEPLKQLPGTDLVGGLERLPHVEDLLPDICTLDCGSLNFGDGSNLYVSTPDMLRAGARRIQELGVRPELEIFDTGHLWFAKQLLAEGLLDDPTVFQLCMGIPWGAPADPGVLQAMVNMLPEGAQWASFALGRMQMPWVAQSVVLGGHVRVGLEDNLYLGKGVKATNAQLVERAVTIVEAMGARVATPDEARQKLGLKPRDRAVTQEGTA
- a CDS encoding TetR family transcriptional regulator C-terminal domain-containing protein, with protein sequence MWLGSSTVEHGDENRDEIAARVREVITAAGVSQREFARRIVMDPSKLSRSLSGTRRFTAAELARIADEGQVDAGRLLGARHRPPARPAGAAVPVEGGRPSQIVRETVRLIAERGFHAVRVSDIAEACATSTAAIHYHFPGRAELLEAAVRWCMDEDTAHRAVRTADAADPADELRQLIALQTPRTAQQRRQWAVWLDLWAEAARSTAVGGLHAEYYRQWRETVADVVRRGVARGSFRPVDPEAAALTLTALIDGLATQVLATAPGAPGTDAEAMHTALLTYVDSTLTAHAPR
- a CDS encoding 3-hydroxyacyl-CoA dehydrogenase NAD-binding domain-containing protein, whose product is MTPTEPENVRRVACVGAGVIGGGWVAHFLARGYDVTAWDPAPDAELRLRRLVDAAWPALTQLGLADGASTDRLTVTATLEEAVADAQFVQESAPEKLDLKRDLLARLDAATPPGVVIASSTSGYPMTDMQTDAEGAGRLVVGHPFNPPYLIPLVEVVGGERTSAEAVTWASRFYEVAGKSVITMDREVPGFIANRLQEALWREALHMVANGEATVKEIDDSITEGPGLRWAFMGPMLTFALAGGEGGMAHMLDHFGPSLKSPWTRLEAPELDKALYDSVVAGCDDAAAGRTIADLVAERDQGVIDVLRATGRLPGARKEARK